The genome window ATCCAAGTGTCCTGCAGGTCTGCAACATTCTTACCAACACGATTGTCCTGTGGCTCGAACTTGATGACGCGATTGCCGTTCTCCTTGCAGATGTAACCTACCTGGTCCGCAATACGGATGAGCAAGTCCTTGCTCTGTCCTGTACAGTCTGGAGAATGCTTGATGTAATCTCCTTCCTGTGTCTCCTTGTCGTGACAGATGAAGATGATATCGGAGTTGTTTGAACGGAGAATGCCGACAAACTGCTTGAACAATTCTCCCATCACGCCATATCGCTTCAATGAGTTAGTTCCCAGCTTATGGTCTTGCTGAATAGCAAAAGCGTTGAGATAGTCATCGAGCATAGCCTTGGCTGTGTCTACTACGATGGTCTTACACTCACTGATCAATCCTGGCTTCCAAACCTGCTTGCCATCCTCAACAACATAGGAACCGATAACCTCAGCATTGTAGATGTCTTCCCAGCGTGAAGCCGTGACAACAATGTCTGGACGCTGAACGGCACGGTCAAAGCCTCGGTCGGTGTCGATGAGTAAAGGACTGTTGGCTGTAGTAGCCAAAGATGTCTTACCGGTACCTGGAGTACCATAAAGTACGATAATCACTGGACGCTCTGTAACAACGTCATTCTTTCTAATAATTGGCATAAACTAATATTTAATTGTTAAACAAATTGTTCTTATTTGCATAGGTGATAAACTCAGAGAGCTTATGTATTCCTAGTTTCACATACACAGACTTTACGTGCTGATGTATCGTGTTCGGGGAGTTGAATAGCTCGGCTGCCGCCTCCTGCTCGCTTCGTCCCTCATAAAGCAGTTTCATCACGCGCAACTCCGCAGTAGAAAGATTAGCATTAAACCTTAGCATACATACGATACCTTCATAAGGACATTCACCACGCATTGGGCATTCGACCTTCTCGAAGTTGAACCTTCCATCCTTGTCAACATCGACGACATCAAAAGCCGTAGTGTCGAGTCGACAAAAGTTGCATTTGCAAAATCGACGCATCATGAGATACTGATAATAACTCTCGTTAGGTGCGCTCTTAGAGTAAATCTTCTCCAACGCCTTGTATGCTTCCGGATAGCAAGCGCGAACCTTTTCCAGGATGTATTTCACCAGCTCTGTATGTGTCTCATCGACCATGAAGTTCTTTCCGTCTGACGTCTTACACCATAGCTCATCCTCGAACATATAGAACTCTAATCCTTCCATAAGTCCTCCTCGCTAATGCCTGTTAGCTCACACAATACTTCTACATGGATGTGCTGCTGTGGCTTCATACCATATAGAACCCAATTCCTAACTGTCTGCTCGGTAACCTTGCAGCGTCTAGCGACTTCCGTGATGAAGTCGTATCGCGGGGCACTTCTCATCGGTAACCCCTGATAAAAACCTTTTAAGGTCATTTTTTGAGATTTTTCCTCAAAAGTGTTTGATGTTTGAATATTTTCCATTATCTTTGCACTATGTTTTATATCTTTATGCAAAGATACAAATATATTCTGATATATGCAAATATATCGAAAAGATTTAGTCAAAATTAACAAATTTATACAGATATGTTCAAATATAAAGAATTTAGAAGAGCTCACGGACTATTTCAGTCTAAGCTTGCAGAAATTATGGGAATTTCCCAATCTAACATTTCGAGATACGAAACAGAGGGTATTGATCCTACACCTGCGCAGTTTCAGAAACTATACGATGAGTATGGAGAAGAAAACGTCAAGGCTTTCGAGGTAGAACCTTCTCAACTCGTTAATGCAGAGAATAATGTAAACAGTGGCTCTGGAAATCAGAACAACGGAATCCAAAGTAATGCTGATTTAGTAGAAATTATAAAGAGGCAGACTGAGATGATAGCAAAGCATATCGAAAAACAAGATGATATAAATGTACGTCTCATGAATCTTCTTGAAAAATTAACTTTGAAATGAAACTGAATATTCCCGATTGTGCCCTGGATATTAGCGACAGGTTCTTCAAAGCACTTGATGTTCTCAAAGAACAGAGAAAAATTAAAGGCTTACAGACTTTTACAAAAGAGTTTGGTTTGAACTATGGTAACATGAATACTCTAAAGCATAACAGAGATAAGCGTACTTTTCGTATAGAG of Segatella copri contains these proteins:
- a CDS encoding ATP-binding protein, producing MPIIRKNDVVTERPVIIVLYGTPGTGKTSLATTANSPLLIDTDRGFDRAVQRPDIVVTASRWEDIYNAEVIGSYVVEDGKQVWKPGLISECKTIVVDTAKAMLDDYLNAFAIQQDHKLGTNSLKRYGVMGELFKQFVGILRSNNSDIIFICHDKETQEGDYIKHSPDCTGQSKDLLIRIADQVGYICKENGNRVIKFEPQDNRVGKNVADLQDTWIPAYGTEEFDTCMADIIKKVKKAIVNKSDAQAKAQEAVDDARKKLAAVETVDDANALIEVAHGLNKIHQKAFMNQMIKELAVKGIDFDKKGKKFVKHEDAA
- a CDS encoding helix-turn-helix domain-containing protein, which codes for MFKYKEFRRAHGLFQSKLAEIMGISQSNISRYETEGIDPTPAQFQKLYDEYGEENVKAFEVEPSQLVNAENNVNSGSGNQNNGIQSNADLVEIIKRQTEMIAKHIEKQDDINVRLMNLLEKLTLK
- a CDS encoding helix-turn-helix domain-containing protein, coding for MENIQTSNTFEEKSQKMTLKGFYQGLPMRSAPRYDFITEVARRCKVTEQTVRNWVLYGMKPQQHIHVEVLCELTGISEEDLWKD
- a CDS encoding helix-turn-helix transcriptional regulator; translated protein: MEGLEFYMFEDELWCKTSDGKNFMVDETHTELVKYILEKVRACYPEAYKALEKIYSKSAPNESYYQYLMMRRFCKCNFCRLDTTAFDVVDVDKDGRFNFEKVECPMRGECPYEGIVCMLRFNANLSTAELRVMKLLYEGRSEQEAAAELFNSPNTIHQHVKSVYVKLGIHKLSEFITYANKNNLFNN